The Thermosynechococcus sp. CL-1 genomic interval ATTAGCCAAGATCGCCCCTGTGTTGAACAATATTTGCGGCAGGCTGAATATCAATGGCTGCTCACGATTTGGCAAGATATTACGCAGGAACTGCTACTGCCCTCGTTACAGACTTCCTTCAAACTCAGTGATCTCTATGCAGACGTTGAGTTAGGTGAGTCCTAAAAAGAATTCCTTGACTGACCTGTGCCATGCCTTACCCATCTCACCAGCGTGGGCTATGGCGATATTACTGCCACAAGTCCTTTAGCGATGGCGATCGCCAATCTTGAGGCCATTTTTGGTCAAATGTATTCAGCAATTGTCATGGCACGGCTGGTCAGTCAATATCTGAATA includes:
- a CDS encoding ion channel, producing MPCLTHLTSVGYGDITATSPLAMAIANLEAIFGQMYSAIVMARLVSQYLNSPNPN